The genomic DNA TGAAAAAGATCGGGAAATCCTGCAAAAGCTCGTGGATTATCTTGAATGTGTCCAGTATTGGTCTGATGAAGATAACGGAATGTGGGAAGAGTATCAGGAACTTCATGCTTCCAGTGTTGGTGCATGCGTTGCCGGCTTGAAAGAAGTCCGTATGTTAGTCGACGTTCCAGATGATCTGATTAAAAAAGGAGAAGAAACCCTCCGCTTCCTCTTACCAAGGGAAAGTAACACGAAAGACACAGACCTGGCACTTCTTTCCTTGATTTATCCTTATCAAATCGTATCAAGAAAAACCGCTCTCATGATCTTGGATCGGGTGACCTCACAGTTGGAGCGGACCTATGGGTGCATCCGTTATGTAGGCGATCAATATTTCAATGAAGGTTCAGAGGCAGAATGGTGTTTTGGGTTTCCTTGGCTCGGCTTGTGTTATGGACAATTAGGAAACCTGGATAAGATGGAAGACTACTTGGAGAAAACCAAACGGATCATTCCTGAAAACGGGGAAGTTCCTGAATTATATGTAGGTGGGAAGGATATACCGAATGAAAATACCCCGTTGGCGTGGGCAGTTTCAATGTGTATCCTGCTGTTTGAGAATGCTGAATCACTGAAAATGGTGAATTTGGACGGTGAAGGTAAAGAGACCTCCCAGGGTTGATAAGGGAGTCTCTTTTTTATTGGCTATCTATATAATGACTTGAATGCAGTTGGTTTTCCATATAATAGGTTGTTGTGGGAGATAATGATATACTTGTTATAGAAGGGAGGAAGGAAATGTGGACTGGCTCTATGGCATTTTCCTATTTATTATTTCATTTTTCATTCTTCTATCCATTTTTTATATTGCAAGGACCTATTACTTGAATAAGCAGCTTGATCGGAAATATAAATTGATCAACTGTGGTGATTCAGGTCAAATCTTTGTCTTACGTACCTTGCAAATGGTATTGATTATCTTCTTCCCCTTGTTTGTGCTTTTTGATGATTTGCCCAATCTGCCGAGTATCCTTTACTTAGTGATGCACCTTGGTCTATTCATTACACAAATCTATTCCACAATCTATATGGGAATAGGTGAAAAAGGATTACGAGTCGGCATTCGCTCGTTTCCCTGGGAAAAAGTGGACCGTTGTGAGATCTTGACAGGACTACATGAGGATAATCACCTCTATCCTTCCGGTGGTATCGTGCAATTCATCATAGGGGAAAAAATTTATCGGGCTCAAATGAAGAAAAAGCAGTTTTCAGAGCTTGCTTCTTTTATGGAAAATCATGTCGAAACAGACACAGATTGACAAAAATATTTCAATTGAATGAAAATTAAAAAATATCAAAAAATACCCTTTTTTCTTGGTTGAAATCTGATACAATATAGTCAATCCAAAATAGGAGGGAAGCAAGTTTGGAAAAAATAAAACTAGGTCAACCTCCCCACTGTCACAAGCTTTCTTTTGATGGGAAGTCATTTAAAATCAAAGGATTAAGCAACATAGTCGTCCCACTATCGAAGACGGAAACGGCACAAATTGATATCCTGAACGAGGAAACAGGTAACTTGAACCTTGTCGGAAAAGACACTATTTTGGCTCAGATGGAATTACCACTCCGATATTGTGAAGTCGGTCAGGGGTGGGTACTAGACAAACTCTCCAAGAAAAAGAAGAAATCAGGTTAAAACAACAAAGACACCAGGGGCTGACAATCTTTCGTCAGCCCCTTTTTGAATGATTCGAACGTATGAAATGGACGATTTAAGTCAAGGTTAGTACTAGATTGTACGAATAATTCCTACCATTGCCATCATATGAGTAAAACAATATAAAAAAGTATTTGTCTTGTAAGGAGTGGATACAATGGGAAAAGAATCAAACAAGTCGAAGAAACAACCTGAACTGTATTCTGATTCAGCGCTTAATCCTGGGTACGAAACAGGCTCTACAGAAAATCCATCCCAGCTGTTTTATCTAGACGGTTCGATGGGAAATTCAATTGTAGATTTTGATGAGGAAGATCTGGATACAGGTGTCGATGCCATTACAGAGCAAGAAATCATGCAGCATAATAAGAATGAATAGGACGTATGAAAAAAGCCAGGTTGGGAGCTTGGCTTTTTTTGATACCTTGATTTTTAAACATGTTCCAATTTTCGAAGAAATGCATTCGAGTGATCCATACAATAAGGGCATGTATCATATGACTTTTCCAATAAGGAATGAATATAATGACTGTTAATACTGTCTTCACGATGCTGATGATCATAATGGGGTATGTTGCATGCGTCACAAACAAATGAGGATTGGTGAATGATTTTGGTTTGATGGTGAATGATGTATTTGGACACATTGAACCCTCCAGGGAATTGCCTTACTAAGTAGTTCGATGTAGCAAAGGGTTTTGGGGTAGGTCAAGAGTAATGATTTGGGCAATTACCCAGCACTCTCTATCTATCCGGAACATAGAATAGTCTGAAACCCATATGGAAGGGGGAGTGTGTCTTTGAACAATCGGCAAAATAACCCGCTTTCGTCTCTTTTGAAAAATATTTTAGGCGGTGGAGGGCAGCAACAAGGTCCCCCAAGTGGACCTCCATTCCCAACTGGAGGAGGACCTCCGCCTGGTCCACCACCAAAGTTTACACCTAATCAATCTTCAGCATCCTTGCAGGCAACCGCAAATGCAGGCACATATGCGGTCGACCCCGGTGCAATACGTCCTTGTGTAGGTAGATATGTTTACATTTGGCTTAGGGGCGGTTATTCGTATTGGGCATGGCTCACATTCGTAGGAAGAAGATCTGTGGCAGGATACCGTTGGACAGGATATCGATGGGTATATTTTGGGATTGATCGTAGACAGATCGTCTCCTTTGTCTGTTATTAATCGATCAATCATTTAAAATAGAGTAAGCACTCGATCATGATGTGGAGAGATTTATCTTCATCATAATCAGTGCTTCATTTTTTTGACTTCGTATGTAAGGCTGCTCCCTAGAACAGAATAGAGATTAAATCCCCTAACGTAAAAGGAGGCAACCAAATGTTCGGAATACGTCTACTCCCATGTTTCTTACTCCTGTTCATAACACTGCTTGGTTGTGTCCCTGATCATTCAAGGCAAGAAGATATCCGACCTGTCACAGTAATTGAAGTTGAAGCAGAAAACTGGCGCTTCAATAAAGAAATTTACAAAGTATTTGCTGGTAAACCCATTACGATAAACTTCAAAAGTGTCGAGGGCCATCATGGTTTTGGTATTAAAGGCTTTCCCGAATACAACATTGAAGGTGAAGGGTCGATGAAGGTTACGTTAGAGCCAGGTGAGTATCAAATTTTCTGTACAGTACCTTGTGGTGAAGGACATGACGATATGGTCGCTACGTTAATCGCTGTTT from Pseudalkalibacillus sp. SCS-8 includes the following:
- a CDS encoding glycoside hydrolase family 15 protein yields the protein MIEKSKLYEVLDTMRLSNGAYLASPSKHYSYVWIRDVCYTALPYLYRNDGLYEDAYYALLDLFKTYEWKIDIHRFKRPVYRYEYIHARYSTDLKELPVEWGHAQHDAIGSFLWGIGAGLSRGKRMIRDEKDREILQKLVDYLECVQYWSDEDNGMWEEYQELHASSVGACVAGLKEVRMLVDVPDDLIKKGEETLRFLLPRESNTKDTDLALLSLIYPYQIVSRKTALMILDRVTSQLERTYGCIRYVGDQYFNEGSEAEWCFGFPWLGLCYGQLGNLDKMEDYLEKTKRIIPENGEVPELYVGGKDIPNENTPLAWAVSMCILLFENAESLKMVNLDGEGKETSQG
- a CDS encoding cytochrome C oxidase subunit II; the encoded protein is MFGIRLLPCFLLLFITLLGCVPDHSRQEDIRPVTVIEVEAENWRFNKEIYKVFAGKPITINFKSVEGHHGFGIKGFPEYNIEGEGSMKVTLEPGEYQIFCTVPCGEGHDDMVATLIAV
- a CDS encoding transporter, whose translation is MSLNNRQNNPLSSLLKNILGGGGQQQGPPSGPPFPTGGGPPPGPPPKFTPNQSSASLQATANAGTYAVDPGAIRPCVGRYVYIWLRGGYSYWAWLTFVGRRSVAGYRWTGYRWVYFGIDRRQIVSFVCY